The Leifsonia williamsii genome includes a region encoding these proteins:
- a CDS encoding SRPBCC family protein translates to MGNYVARAEIDVEAPRRTVWRVLTTNGRHPEIMFGAEVRSDWRIGSPIVWRGTWEGRSFEDHGRVIELEDREEPWRIVLTHFSPLSGEPDVPENYHTLRFELDEIPGGTHVTLDQDNNPTAEAARHSRENWVTMLEGVRAVSERGD, encoded by the coding sequence ATGGGGAACTACGTGGCGCGGGCCGAGATCGACGTGGAGGCGCCGCGGCGCACCGTGTGGCGGGTGCTGACGACCAACGGTCGCCATCCCGAGATCATGTTCGGCGCGGAGGTGCGTTCGGACTGGCGAATCGGCTCACCCATCGTCTGGCGCGGCACGTGGGAGGGCCGTTCGTTCGAGGACCACGGCCGCGTCATCGAGCTGGAGGACCGCGAGGAGCCCTGGCGCATCGTGCTCACGCACTTCAGCCCGCTCAGCGGTGAGCCCGACGTGCCCGAGAACTACCACACTCTCCGCTTCGAGCTCGACGAGATCCCCGGCGGCACGCATGTGACGCTCGACCAGGACAACAACCCGACCGCGGAGGCCGCACGCCACTCGCGCGAGAACTGGGTGACGATGCTGGAGGGCGTGCGCGCCGTCTCCGAGCGCGGCGACTGA
- a CDS encoding TetR/AcrR family transcriptional regulator: MDHVATEPLSRMTFRSLASALGVSTYSFVYHFGSRQEMIDAILEEGVRQQSEALTSVDLSAFDRAQFHDWYREAFRASLQDGSRTSLRLQFEAGALEPVDPDIGQRVTTSFKAWRDLVKAWLKKQGIDTRRAGVLANWLVDTAAGLHFGFLLTGERTATMAAFDVFMAAFEREAFEDAEARAVQAAG, encoded by the coding sequence ATGGACCATGTCGCCACGGAGCCGCTGTCGCGGATGACGTTCCGCAGCCTGGCGAGCGCGCTCGGCGTCAGCACGTACTCCTTCGTGTACCACTTCGGCTCCCGCCAGGAGATGATCGACGCCATCCTCGAGGAGGGCGTTCGGCAGCAGTCCGAGGCGCTCACGAGCGTCGACCTCTCCGCCTTCGACCGGGCGCAGTTCCACGACTGGTACCGGGAGGCGTTCCGCGCCTCCCTGCAGGACGGCAGCCGCACCAGCCTCCGGCTGCAGTTCGAGGCCGGCGCGCTGGAGCCGGTCGACCCCGACATCGGGCAGCGCGTCACGACGTCGTTCAAGGCGTGGCGCGATCTCGTGAAGGCGTGGCTCAAGAAGCAGGGCATCGACACCCGACGTGCCGGCGTGCTCGCCAACTGGCTCGTCGACACCGCGGCCGGCCTCCACTTCGGCTTCCTGCTGACCGGCGAGCGCACCGCGACGATGGCCGCCTTCGACGTGTTCATGGCGGCGTTCGAGCGCGAGGCCTTCGAAGACGCCGAGGCGCGGGCGGTGCAGGCGGCGGGCTAG
- a CDS encoding transglycosylase domain-containing protein, with amino-acid sequence MSRTEPRRRWRWGWAPALVGFVALSGVAGLLAAAAVTPAVALTGSAADNTISVFDGLPEYIKVEPLAQASTMYAKSNGRDVPIANFYSQNRVEVGWDAISQNLKDAAVATEDPRFYEHGGIDVTGTLRGAVLTALHKSVQGGSSITQQYVKNILVQRCEGKQPDPTASDEVRKKQQDAYEKCYQDATEVDPVRKLKEMRYSIGLEKEYSKNDILQSYLNIALFGGRVYGVQSAASYYFGVSAKDVNLQQAATLIAILNNPDNLRIDRPNDKENGAANHYQETLNRRNYVLDRMLINGKITQEEHDAAIKSPVEPKITPVQNGCMTAQQYNAAFFCDYVERVIEQDPAFGKTEDARTSYLNRGGLKIYTTLNLDLQGAAQSALSAYIPPTHPNLDLGSANVSVEVGTGRVVTMVQNRPYDNTAEPAPGTTAVNYTTDSNYGGSEGFQTGSAYKAFDLLEWLQEGHSLYASVNGTQHSFPQTSFHSSDPCNDIGGLPWNVANDEGESVSSTSVMNATAQSINTIFAKMATQLDLCGIKQRAKDLLVHGADEAVNPFMANPSSVLGTNYIAPLTMATAYAGIANNGVACSPVAIDKIVDAQGRNHAVPKTQCSTTPIDPGVAAAAIFALQGVLRGGGTAVSANPGDGVPIFGKTGTTDDSVENWLVTSTSKVAQATWVGNVEGGVALRSQSFQGIGGGNVKFAIAKPILAALNATYGGAAFPAPPAKYLSAPPAPKPTAPKPAPGQPAQPAPPAQNGGGNGGPGGGNGNGGNPPGRG; translated from the coding sequence ATGAGTCGGACCGAGCCGAGACGTCGCTGGAGATGGGGATGGGCCCCCGCCCTGGTGGGCTTCGTCGCGCTGAGCGGCGTCGCCGGCCTGCTCGCCGCCGCGGCCGTGACCCCGGCCGTCGCGCTCACGGGGTCGGCGGCCGACAACACCATCAGCGTGTTCGACGGGCTGCCCGAGTACATCAAGGTGGAGCCGCTCGCGCAGGCGTCGACGATGTACGCCAAGTCGAACGGCCGCGACGTGCCGATCGCGAACTTCTACTCCCAGAACCGCGTCGAGGTCGGCTGGGACGCCATCTCGCAGAACCTCAAGGACGCCGCGGTCGCCACCGAGGACCCGCGCTTCTACGAGCACGGCGGCATCGACGTGACCGGCACCCTGCGCGGCGCCGTGCTGACCGCGCTGCACAAGTCCGTGCAGGGCGGCTCCTCGATCACGCAGCAGTACGTCAAGAACATCCTGGTGCAGCGCTGCGAGGGCAAGCAGCCCGACCCGACCGCGTCGGACGAGGTGCGTAAGAAGCAGCAGGACGCCTACGAGAAGTGCTACCAGGACGCCACCGAGGTCGACCCGGTCCGCAAGCTCAAGGAGATGCGGTACTCCATCGGCCTCGAGAAGGAGTACTCGAAGAACGACATCCTGCAGAGCTACCTCAACATCGCGCTGTTCGGCGGCCGCGTCTACGGCGTGCAGTCGGCGGCCTCCTACTACTTCGGCGTCTCGGCGAAGGATGTGAACCTGCAGCAGGCCGCGACCCTCATCGCGATCCTCAACAACCCGGACAACCTCCGCATCGACCGCCCGAACGACAAGGAGAACGGCGCGGCGAACCACTACCAGGAGACGCTGAACCGCCGGAACTACGTGCTCGACCGGATGCTGATCAACGGCAAGATCACGCAGGAGGAGCACGACGCCGCCATCAAGTCGCCCGTCGAGCCCAAGATCACGCCCGTGCAGAACGGCTGCATGACGGCCCAGCAGTACAACGCCGCGTTCTTCTGCGACTACGTCGAGCGGGTCATCGAGCAGGACCCGGCGTTCGGCAAGACCGAGGACGCCCGCACCAGCTACCTCAACCGCGGCGGCCTCAAGATCTACACGACGCTCAACCTCGACCTGCAGGGCGCGGCGCAGTCGGCACTGAGCGCGTACATCCCGCCGACGCACCCCAACCTCGACCTCGGATCCGCCAACGTGTCGGTGGAGGTCGGCACCGGCCGGGTCGTGACGATGGTGCAGAACCGGCCGTACGACAACACGGCGGAGCCGGCACCGGGAACGACCGCGGTCAACTACACCACCGACAGCAACTACGGCGGCTCTGAGGGCTTCCAAACCGGATCCGCGTACAAGGCGTTCGACCTGCTGGAGTGGCTGCAGGAGGGGCACTCGCTGTACGCGAGCGTCAACGGCACGCAGCACTCCTTCCCGCAGACGTCCTTCCACTCCAGCGACCCGTGCAACGACATCGGCGGCCTCCCGTGGAACGTCGCGAACGACGAGGGCGAGTCCGTCAGCAGCACGTCGGTGATGAACGCGACGGCGCAGTCCATCAACACGATCTTCGCCAAGATGGCGACCCAGCTCGACCTCTGCGGCATCAAGCAGCGGGCGAAGGACCTCCTCGTGCACGGTGCCGACGAGGCGGTGAACCCGTTCATGGCGAACCCCTCCTCCGTGCTCGGCACCAACTACATCGCCCCCCTGACGATGGCGACCGCGTACGCGGGCATCGCCAACAACGGCGTCGCATGCAGCCCGGTCGCGATCGACAAGATCGTGGACGCGCAGGGCCGCAACCACGCCGTGCCGAAGACGCAGTGCTCGACGACGCCGATCGATCCCGGCGTCGCAGCGGCCGCGATCTTCGCGCTGCAGGGCGTCCTGCGCGGCGGAGGAACCGCCGTGTCGGCGAACCCCGGCGACGGCGTGCCGATCTTCGGCAAGACGGGCACGACGGACGACTCGGTCGAGAACTGGCTCGTGACCTCCACCAGCAAGGTCGCCCAGGCCACCTGGGTGGGCAACGTGGAGGGCGGCGTCGCGCTCCGCAGCCAGAGCTTCCAGGGCATCGGCGGCGGCAACGTGAAGTTCGCGATCGCCAAGCCGATCCTCGCCGCACTCAACGCCACGTACGGCGGCGCCGCCTTCCCGGCCCCGCCCGCCAAGTACCTCAGCGCCCCGCCCGCGCCGAAGCCGACGGCTCCGAAGCCCGCGCCCGGGCAGCCCGCGCAGCCGGCGCCGCCCGCGCAGAACGGCGGCGGCAACGGCGGGCCCGGCGGAGGCAACGGCAACGGCGGCAACCCGCCCGGCCGCGGCTGA
- a CDS encoding MarR family winged helix-turn-helix transcriptional regulator yields MGSEGTAAAPARHRINAVTAWESLFRAQVAVMRTLAAEFPTRDISFNEYDVLFNLSRQPDRQLRLRDLNKHVLLTQPSVSRLVDRLVARGLVAKCPEPNDARGTVIRLTETGYDMFRSVAVDHMKTITARVGGRLDPDELEQLAALCDKLRGAS; encoded by the coding sequence ATGGGCAGCGAAGGCACGGCGGCGGCGCCCGCCCGGCATCGCATCAACGCCGTGACGGCCTGGGAGTCGCTGTTCCGGGCACAGGTCGCGGTGATGCGCACGCTCGCAGCCGAATTCCCGACGCGGGACATCTCGTTCAACGAGTACGACGTGCTGTTCAACCTGTCGCGGCAGCCCGACCGCCAGCTGCGGCTGCGCGACCTCAACAAGCACGTCCTCCTCACGCAGCCCAGCGTCAGCCGGCTCGTCGACCGGCTGGTGGCGCGCGGCCTCGTGGCCAAGTGCCCCGAGCCGAACGACGCGCGCGGCACGGTCATCCGGCTCACCGAGACCGGGTACGACATGTTCCGGAGCGTCGCTGTCGACCACATGAAGACGATCACGGCCCGTGTCGGCGGCCGCCTCGACCCCGACGAGCTCGAGCAGCTGGCGGCGCTGTGCGACAAGCTGCGTGGCGCATCCTGA
- a CDS encoding PadR family transcriptional regulator, whose translation MTKRAVSNPLALAVLACLWEKPMYPYEMTTTMRERGKEDSIRLNFGSLYTVIKALQKHGFIEVAQTEREGNRPERIVYAITDAGRRESEEWLRELIAVPEKEYPAIETALSLLPLLPPDAAADLLEQRVAGLDADLASRRAENERAAGLGLPELLLIESHYRVAMLDAERAFVADLAARVRAGTVGGAEWWRQLHALLADGLSMDDIRSRVTSGDFGTEAAELLGN comes from the coding sequence ATGACCAAGCGCGCGGTGTCCAACCCGTTGGCGCTGGCGGTGCTCGCCTGCCTGTGGGAGAAGCCGATGTACCCGTACGAGATGACGACGACCATGCGCGAGCGCGGCAAAGAGGACAGCATCCGCCTCAACTTCGGCTCGCTCTACACCGTCATCAAGGCGCTGCAGAAGCACGGCTTCATCGAGGTCGCGCAGACCGAGCGCGAGGGCAACAGGCCCGAACGCATCGTCTATGCGATCACCGACGCGGGCCGTCGGGAGTCGGAGGAGTGGTTGCGCGAACTGATCGCGGTGCCCGAGAAGGAGTACCCGGCGATCGAGACCGCGCTCTCGCTGCTCCCCCTGCTCCCTCCCGACGCCGCAGCCGACCTGCTGGAGCAGCGCGTGGCCGGGCTCGACGCCGACCTCGCGTCCCGCCGGGCCGAGAACGAGCGCGCGGCCGGCCTCGGCCTCCCCGAGCTCCTCCTGATCGAATCCCACTACCGGGTGGCGATGCTCGACGCCGAGCGCGCCTTCGTCGCCGATCTCGCCGCGCGCGTCCGCGCCGGCACCGTCGGCGGCGCGGAGTGGTGGCGGCAGCTGCACGCGCTGCTCGCCGACGGCCTCAGCATGGATGACATCCGCTCGCGGGTGACATCGGGCGACTTCGGAACGGAGGCGGCCGAGCTGCTGGGGAACTGA
- a CDS encoding ABC transporter ATP-binding protein, translating to MAPTTGSALAAEHLVKSYSGGRGKPPVRALDGLGFEAASGTVFGLLGPNGAGKSTTMKILSTLARADSGTAFVAGIDVARHPARVRRAIGFVAQKPVSDPMGTGVENLVLAGRLQGMRAGEAKARAAELLDRFGLTEHARRQVKTYSGGMARKLDVAIGLMHRPQVLFLDEPTTGLDPEARAELWLELDRMTAAENLTVLLTTHYLDEADRLADRLAIVDHGHVVTEGTPDELKSGLRGDAIVVELAADGADPFTALGAVQRVDALREVGGDGRTLRARADDGAATLPLALAALEAAGVAVASATVARPSLDDVYLRHTGRTFTRAQESASLQTGAEQLVESAS from the coding sequence GTGGCACCCACCACCGGCTCGGCGCTCGCCGCCGAGCACCTCGTCAAGTCCTACAGCGGCGGGAGGGGCAAGCCTCCCGTCCGCGCCCTCGACGGCCTCGGTTTCGAGGCCGCCTCCGGCACCGTCTTCGGCCTGCTCGGACCCAACGGGGCCGGCAAGTCGACGACCATGAAGATCCTCTCGACCCTCGCGCGCGCCGACAGCGGCACGGCGTTCGTCGCCGGGATCGACGTCGCCCGCCATCCCGCGCGCGTGCGGAGGGCGATCGGCTTCGTCGCCCAGAAGCCGGTCTCCGACCCCATGGGCACCGGCGTCGAGAACCTCGTCCTCGCCGGGCGCCTGCAGGGGATGCGGGCGGGGGAGGCGAAGGCAAGGGCCGCGGAGCTGCTCGACCGCTTCGGCCTCACCGAGCACGCCCGCCGGCAGGTCAAGACCTACTCCGGCGGCATGGCCCGCAAGCTCGACGTCGCCATCGGCCTCATGCACCGACCGCAGGTGCTCTTCCTCGACGAGCCGACCACCGGCCTCGACCCGGAGGCGCGGGCCGAGCTCTGGCTGGAGCTCGACCGGATGACCGCTGCCGAGAACCTCACCGTGCTGCTGACCACGCACTACCTCGACGAGGCCGACCGCCTCGCCGACCGACTGGCGATCGTCGACCACGGTCACGTCGTCACCGAGGGCACGCCCGACGAGCTCAAGAGCGGGCTGCGCGGCGACGCGATCGTGGTCGAGCTGGCCGCCGACGGCGCCGACCCCTTCACGGCGCTCGGCGCGGTGCAGCGCGTCGACGCGCTCCGCGAGGTCGGCGGCGACGGACGCACGCTGCGCGCACGCGCCGACGACGGCGCAGCGACCCTGCCGCTCGCGCTCGCCGCCCTGGAGGCCGCCGGCGTCGCCGTCGCCTCCGCCACCGTCGCCCGACCCAGCCTCGACGACGTCTACCTGCGGCACACCGGCCGCACCTTCACCCGGGCGCAGGAGTCCGCCTCCCTTCAGACGGGTGCAGAGCAGCTCGTGGAGTCCGCATCATGA
- a CDS encoding ABC transporter permease — MTTIATTTSAARPVRRGGPTFLSHTLLLTGRQVRAALRMPAFLVMNIVQPVIWLLLFGQLFKSVIEIPGFGVGQSYLEYLTPGVVMMLALFGSAWSGTVYIQDMDRGVMDRFLTSPANRGAMIVSTLVYQSLLAVLQSLVVLGIAFWAGARFEGGVAGILLLLLGVVLLTAVFSSLSNAVALLARDQTALIGISQLITLPLMFLSSAIMNTSLSPEWVRNVAAYNPFEWAVIVGREALSATPDTGALWGHVALLAALAAVMATLATLAFRAYQRQA; from the coding sequence ATGACCACCATCGCCACCACCACCTCCGCCGCCCGCCCGGTGCGCCGGGGCGGGCCGACGTTCCTCAGCCACACCCTCCTGCTCACCGGTAGGCAGGTGCGAGCCGCACTGCGGATGCCCGCCTTCCTGGTCATGAACATCGTGCAGCCGGTCATCTGGCTGCTGCTGTTCGGCCAGCTCTTCAAGTCGGTGATCGAGATCCCCGGCTTCGGCGTGGGGCAGAGCTATCTGGAGTACCTGACACCGGGCGTCGTCATGATGCTGGCCCTGTTCGGCAGCGCGTGGTCGGGGACCGTCTACATCCAGGACATGGACCGCGGAGTGATGGACCGCTTCCTCACCTCGCCCGCCAACCGGGGCGCGATGATCGTGTCGACGCTGGTCTACCAGTCCCTGCTGGCCGTGCTGCAGTCGCTGGTGGTGCTCGGGATCGCGTTCTGGGCCGGCGCCCGGTTCGAGGGCGGCGTCGCGGGCATCCTGCTGCTCCTGCTCGGGGTGGTGCTGCTGACGGCGGTGTTCTCGTCGCTGTCGAACGCGGTCGCGCTGCTCGCGCGGGACCAGACGGCGCTGATCGGCATCTCGCAGCTGATCACCCTCCCGCTGATGTTCCTCAGCTCGGCGATCATGAACACATCGCTCTCACCCGAGTGGGTGCGGAACGTCGCCGCCTACAACCCGTTCGAGTGGGCGGTCATCGTGGGACGGGAGGCGCTGAGCGCGACCCCCGACACCGGGGCCCTCTGGGGCCACGTCGCGCTGCTGGCCGCGCTGGCCGCCGTGATGGCGACCCTCGCGACGCTCGCCTTCCGCGCCTACCAGCGCCAGGCCTGA
- a CDS encoding winged helix-turn-helix domain-containing protein has product MSLATIDTFPTAAAVRPAPVAAAPAPVEAPAPAARIRAVPEGTEARGFVLYVGIDEAKAAAAGTDLGRIVEALKRLTAELAPTAETYAAVALAPAGAGGRDVDVVRLALQDPSAIAKHRQAATIDEDEDRAASGVVVDISRKRLVLDNQTVALTYKEFELLQYLVLREGRTIERSELISSLWSNADDDDIPNERTIDVHVRRLRAKLGRYEDIVRTVRGVGYRFDRHADVSIRHSGAPSPDLF; this is encoded by the coding sequence ATGTCTCTCGCCACCATCGACACCTTCCCCACCGCCGCCGCCGTCCGCCCGGCCCCCGTCGCCGCCGCGCCCGCCCCGGTCGAGGCGCCCGCGCCGGCCGCCCGCATCCGCGCCGTCCCCGAGGGCACCGAGGCCCGCGGCTTCGTCCTCTACGTCGGCATCGACGAGGCGAAGGCCGCTGCCGCCGGCACGGATCTCGGCCGCATCGTGGAGGCGCTCAAGCGCCTGACCGCGGAGCTCGCGCCCACCGCCGAGACCTACGCCGCCGTCGCCCTCGCCCCGGCCGGCGCCGGCGGCCGCGACGTCGACGTCGTCCGCCTCGCGCTGCAGGACCCGTCCGCGATCGCCAAGCACCGCCAGGCCGCGACGATCGACGAGGACGAGGACCGCGCCGCCTCCGGCGTCGTCGTCGACATCTCGCGCAAGCGCCTCGTGCTCGACAACCAGACCGTCGCGCTCACCTACAAGGAGTTCGAGCTGCTGCAGTACCTCGTGCTGCGCGAGGGCCGCACGATCGAGCGCTCGGAGCTGATCTCGTCGCTGTGGAGCAACGCCGACGATGACGACATCCCGAACGAGCGCACCATCGACGTGCACGTGCGCCGCCTGCGCGCCAAGCTCGGCCGCTACGAGGACATCGTGCGCACGGTGCGCGGCGTCGGCTACCGCTTCGACCGCCACGCCGACGTGTCCATCCGCCACTCGGGCGCCCCCTCCCCCGACCTCTTCTGA